The following are encoded in a window of Kitasatospora sp. NBC_01250 genomic DNA:
- a CDS encoding pyridoxal-phosphate dependent enzyme produces the protein MRYESITEAIGETPLVRISPAVHGLRTIDLYAKLEMLNPFGSVKDRAAWRMTRAALPEAVERGDTIVELSSGNTAKALALIAGLHGLRFKSVTNRMKVPEIKELLLLLGAEIEELPGQAECLDPTDTDDPLTRMHRMLTEAGGGYLHTDQYYSALNTEAHLTGTGPEILRDLDGRAPDHFIACVGTAGSSTGVAAALRAGNPGLGVLGLVAHKSDFIPGIRTIDEVHEVGLFDPATYDAIESVTADQAIDGMVTLIRRCGLLAGPTGGAAYFGAVRHLRRLEDEQQAQAARTGDPDGAPVPRQTAVFIVCDRVESYLSYIRRRRPELLGQPPRRNSLASLTPAELAAAPAVDLEAARKWIAAEHPLVIDLRGPSAYAALHIEGSINIVDQLFDELLHGGLPFSTRQPVLLACPVGEKSLGYAALLTRMGHRDARSLTGGIVGWRDAGAPLVRD, from the coding sequence TTGAGGTACGAGAGCATCACCGAGGCGATCGGCGAAACCCCACTGGTCAGGATCAGCCCGGCGGTGCACGGACTGCGCACCATCGACCTCTACGCCAAGTTGGAGATGCTCAACCCGTTCGGCTCGGTGAAGGACCGCGCGGCCTGGCGGATGACCCGCGCCGCCCTCCCGGAGGCGGTCGAACGCGGCGACACCATCGTGGAGTTGTCCAGCGGCAACACCGCCAAGGCGCTGGCGCTGATCGCCGGCCTGCACGGACTGCGGTTCAAGAGCGTGACCAACCGGATGAAGGTCCCGGAGATCAAGGAACTGCTCCTGCTGCTCGGCGCGGAGATCGAGGAACTGCCGGGCCAGGCGGAGTGCCTGGACCCCACCGACACCGACGACCCGCTCACCCGGATGCACCGGATGCTCACCGAGGCGGGCGGCGGCTACCTGCACACCGACCAGTACTACAGCGCCCTGAACACCGAGGCGCACCTGACCGGCACCGGTCCGGAGATCCTGCGCGACCTGGACGGGCGGGCGCCGGACCACTTCATCGCCTGCGTCGGCACCGCCGGCTCCTCCACCGGCGTCGCCGCCGCACTGCGCGCGGGCAACCCCGGCCTCGGTGTGCTCGGCCTGGTCGCCCACAAGTCGGACTTCATCCCCGGCATCCGCACCATCGACGAGGTGCACGAGGTCGGCCTCTTCGACCCCGCCACCTATGACGCCATCGAGTCGGTGACGGCCGACCAGGCGATCGACGGCATGGTCACCCTGATCCGCCGCTGCGGCCTGCTGGCCGGTCCCACCGGCGGAGCGGCCTACTTCGGCGCGGTCCGCCACCTGCGCCGCCTGGAGGACGAACAGCAGGCACAGGCCGCGCGGACCGGTGACCCGGACGGTGCACCGGTGCCGCGGCAGACTGCCGTCTTCATCGTCTGCGACCGGGTGGAGAGCTACCTGAGCTACATCCGCCGCCGCCGCCCCGAACTGCTCGGCCAGCCGCCGCGCCGCAACTCCCTCGCCTCGCTCACCCCCGCCGAACTCGCCGCCGCCCCAGCCGTCGACCTGGAGGCGGCCCGCAAGTGGATCGCCGCCGAGCACCCGCTGGTGATCGACCTGCGCGGCCCCTCCGCCTACGCCGCGCTGCACATCGAGGGCTCGATCAACATCGTGGATCAGCTGTTCGACGAACTCCTGCACGGCGGCCTGCCGTTCAGCACCCGTCAGCCGGTACTGCTGGCCTGCCCGGTGGGCGAGAAGTCGCTCGGCTACGCCGCCCTGCTGACCCGGATGGGCCACCGGGACGCACGCAGCCTGACCGGCGGCATCGTCGGCTGGCGGGATGCCGGCGCCCCGCTGGTGCGGGACTGA
- a CDS encoding aminotransferase class V-fold PLP-dependent enzyme encodes MTTSDEELASLAEWQRELREQFPIIVANPGLAYLDSAATAQKPQAVLTAVQTYLTTENANAGRGSYPWANRTTALLAQARQRVAGFLGDHDPDGPSAVHFVSGTTEGLRTVARDWLTTLLTDGDEIVVPFADHQANLLPWLEAERLLAARGVRIAVRPLPYQASSQDYDTAALAELVGERTAFVAATHVHHVYGGNLNVHRIREAVGPRVPICLDAAQSVGHLPLDVGTLDVDFVVFSGHKAMALPGSGAVWARNTRGPRFEPGGWSGTPNTVGAVALTAALDWLAAAGEARIERWTVALAARLTEGLRRLADYEVLGCQLSLAADSTVQRRQGIVTFRHQGIKSDDLGFVLAAHGFLVRSDSLCQAGRDEREGSVRVSLHVHNTPAEIDRLVEVLGSL; translated from the coding sequence GTGACGACCAGCGACGAGGAGTTGGCGAGTCTGGCGGAGTGGCAGCGGGAGCTGCGCGAGCAGTTCCCGATCATCGTGGCCAACCCGGGGCTCGCCTACCTGGACAGCGCGGCCACCGCGCAGAAGCCGCAGGCCGTCCTCACGGCCGTGCAGACCTATCTGACCACTGAGAACGCCAATGCGGGACGCGGCAGTTACCCCTGGGCCAACCGGACCACCGCACTGCTGGCCCAGGCCCGGCAGCGGGTCGCCGGGTTCCTCGGCGACCACGACCCGGACGGGCCCTCGGCCGTCCACTTCGTCAGCGGCACCACCGAGGGCCTGCGCACGGTCGCCCGCGACTGGCTCACCACCCTGTTGACCGACGGCGACGAGATCGTCGTCCCGTTCGCCGACCACCAGGCGAACCTGCTGCCGTGGCTGGAGGCCGAGCGGCTGCTCGCCGCCCGGGGCGTGCGGATCGCCGTCCGCCCGCTGCCCTACCAGGCCTCCTCGCAGGACTACGACACCGCCGCGCTCGCCGAACTGGTGGGCGAGCGCACCGCGTTCGTCGCCGCCACGCACGTCCACCACGTCTACGGCGGCAACCTGAACGTGCACCGGATCCGCGAGGCGGTCGGCCCCCGGGTGCCGATCTGCCTGGACGCCGCCCAGTCGGTCGGCCACCTGCCGCTGGACGTCGGCACGCTCGACGTCGACTTCGTGGTCTTCTCCGGCCACAAGGCGATGGCGCTGCCGGGCAGCGGCGCGGTGTGGGCCCGCAACACCCGTGGCCCGCGCTTCGAGCCCGGCGGCTGGTCCGGCACCCCGAACACCGTCGGCGCCGTCGCGCTGACCGCGGCGCTGGACTGGCTGGCCGCCGCCGGTGAGGCCCGGATCGAGCGCTGGACGGTGGCACTGGCCGCCCGCCTCACCGAGGGACTGCGCCGGCTGGCCGACTACGAGGTGCTCGGCTGCCAGCTGAGTCTGGCCGCGGATTCGACCGTCCAGCGGCGGCAGGGGATCGTGACCTTCCGGCACCAGGGCATCAAGTCCGACGACCTCGGGTTCGTGCTGGCCGCGCACGGCTTCCTGGTCCGCTCCGACAGCCTCTGCCAGGCGGGCCGGGACGAGCGGGAGGGCTCGGTGCGGGTCAGCCTGCACGTCCACAACACGCCGGCCGAGATCGACCGGCTGGTGGAGGTGCTGGGTTCGCTCTGA
- a CDS encoding NAD(P)/FAD-dependent oxidoreductase, protein MDTTAPHVIVGAGLAGARAAGTLREEGYQGPLVLVGEESEIPYERPPLSKGYLLGKDPRDAVFVHPEEWYREQRIELRLGTAVTGLDLAAHRLTLAGGDTLDYAKLLLTTGASARRLPVPGADLAGVHYLRRLAESDELRTLFRTAKQIVVIGAGWIGLEVTAAARAAGVGVTVLESLELPLLRVLGREAAEVFADLHREHGVDLRFNVQVAELVGDGGTVTGVRLADGSLVPAEAVVVGIGIAPNTALAEAAGLTVSNGIATDQSLRTSDPDVFAAGDVADAHHPFYDRRIRLEHWANAMHQPRAAARAMLGQDVSFDRIPYFYTDQYDLGMEYTGYVEPGGYDRVVFRGDVAGREFIAFWLAGERVLAGMNVNVWDVTDPIRELVRSRRPVDATALADPDVPLTEL, encoded by the coding sequence ATGGACACCACCGCGCCCCACGTCATCGTCGGCGCCGGCCTGGCGGGGGCCCGGGCCGCCGGGACCCTGCGCGAGGAGGGCTACCAGGGCCCGCTGGTCCTGGTCGGCGAGGAGAGCGAGATCCCCTACGAGCGGCCGCCGTTGTCGAAGGGCTACCTGCTGGGCAAGGACCCGCGGGACGCGGTCTTCGTGCACCCCGAGGAGTGGTACCGGGAGCAGCGGATCGAGCTGCGGCTGGGGACGGCCGTCACCGGTCTGGACCTCGCGGCGCACCGCCTCACCCTGGCCGGCGGCGACACGCTCGACTACGCGAAGCTGCTGCTCACCACCGGCGCCTCCGCCCGCCGCCTGCCGGTGCCGGGCGCCGACCTGGCGGGCGTGCACTACCTGCGCCGGCTGGCGGAGAGCGACGAACTGCGCACCCTCTTCCGCACGGCCAAGCAGATCGTGGTGATCGGCGCCGGCTGGATCGGCCTGGAGGTGACCGCCGCCGCCCGGGCCGCGGGCGTCGGCGTCACCGTGCTGGAGTCCCTGGAGCTGCCGCTGCTGCGCGTGCTGGGCCGCGAGGCCGCCGAGGTCTTCGCCGACCTGCACCGCGAGCACGGCGTCGACCTGCGGTTCAACGTGCAGGTGGCGGAACTCGTCGGCGACGGCGGGACGGTGACGGGCGTGCGGCTGGCGGACGGCTCGCTGGTGCCCGCCGAGGCCGTGGTGGTCGGCATCGGCATCGCCCCGAACACCGCCCTGGCCGAGGCGGCCGGCCTGACCGTCAGCAACGGCATCGCCACCGACCAGAGCCTGCGCACCTCGGACCCCGACGTCTTCGCGGCCGGCGACGTCGCCGACGCCCACCACCCGTTCTACGACCGCCGGATCCGCCTGGAGCACTGGGCCAACGCGATGCACCAACCGCGCGCCGCCGCCCGGGCCATGCTCGGCCAGGACGTCTCCTTCGACCGAATTCCGTACTTCTACACGGATCAGTACGACCTCGGCATGGAGTACACCGGCTACGTCGAGCCCGGCGGCTACGACCGGGTGGTCTTCCGCGGCGATGTCGCGGGCCGCGAGTTCATCGCCTTCTGGCTGGCGGGCGAGCGGGTGCTGGCCGGGATGAACGTCAACGTCTGGGACGTCACCGACCCGATCCGCGAACTGGTCCGCTCCCGCCGCCCCGTCGACGCGACCGCCCTCGCCGACCCGGACGTCCCGCTCACCGAGCTCTGA
- a CDS encoding ferritin-like domain-containing protein — protein sequence MLSARSLFQEIHSNDKAFQLFCSIAAKGEDQGGWENGRIALLVADQALAPKIARHGADEEKHGRIFNALLHKRGLGAVPVPDETDYTMLLERQGIGLTHNRLRRDEPLTERDVITYLAHSRVTEQRAAEQMQLLRKVFGGHPEVGCAVRMISEDEDNHLAYCHEELLRLAAAGHGRLILHTLQQTARAEIRTYRDVSLAVMAHLAAILHWPRAKSAVLAGGIHAVYRYEQLGGWRRMTTLRMPERRNALGGPATSAP from the coding sequence GTGCTGTCAGCCCGCAGTCTGTTCCAGGAGATCCACAGCAACGACAAGGCGTTCCAGCTCTTCTGCTCGATCGCCGCCAAGGGCGAGGACCAGGGCGGCTGGGAGAACGGACGGATCGCTCTGCTGGTGGCGGACCAGGCACTCGCCCCGAAGATCGCCCGGCACGGCGCCGACGAGGAGAAGCACGGCCGCATCTTCAACGCGCTGCTGCACAAGCGCGGCCTGGGCGCCGTCCCGGTCCCCGACGAGACCGACTACACGATGCTCCTGGAACGCCAGGGCATCGGCCTGACCCACAACCGGCTGCGCCGGGACGAGCCGCTCACCGAGCGGGACGTGATCACCTACCTGGCGCACAGCCGGGTCACCGAGCAGCGCGCCGCCGAGCAGATGCAACTGCTGCGCAAGGTCTTCGGCGGCCATCCCGAGGTCGGTTGCGCCGTGCGGATGATCTCCGAGGACGAGGACAACCACCTCGCCTACTGTCACGAGGAGCTGCTGCGGCTGGCCGCGGCCGGCCACGGACGGCTGATCCTGCACACCCTCCAGCAGACGGCGCGCGCCGAGATCCGCACCTACCGCGACGTCAGCCTCGCGGTGATGGCGCACCTGGCCGCGATCCTGCACTGGCCGCGCGCCAAGTCCGCCGTGCTCGCCGGCGGCATCCACGCGGTCTACCGCTACGAACAGCTCGGCGGCTGGCGCCGGATGACCACCCTGCGGATGCCCGAGCGCCGCAACGCACTGGGCGGCCCGGCGACCAGCGCGCCGTAG
- a CDS encoding UDP-N-acetylmuramoyl-L-alanyl-D-glutamate--2,6-diaminopimelate ligase, with protein sequence MTGYRRALGPRPARPGPLAPDLAGWPAEGAAPGASVLLSQLATTWPGAELRGGDAAVVDCTHDSRQVRPGWLFCALTGTRTDGHHHAAAAVAAGARALLVQRFLELDVPQLRVPNVRWAIGPIAAALHGCPAERLSIAGVTGTNGKTTTSYLLHAAFVAAGWRAGQLGTVETRIGEHRWASALTTLEAPDLQRVFARMRAERVRAAAMEVSSHALDQHRVAGIAFDVGVFTNLSAEHLDYHGTMEQYYYTKSLLFVPGRCRQALVCVDDEWGRRLAAQAPVPVLTFGHSEGAEARITETCCDRHGTRIRLDCADGLVELSAPVLGSCNSTNLAAAYLTARAMRVPADEAAAGMAGCAPIPGRSELVDAGQPFLVVVDYAHTPGALAGQLATCRDLVGPGGRVHLVVGCRGGRDRYKRPETGRVAAGADTAILTSDSPGDEDPRVIVEQMLIGVLDRPDHRVVLEPDRAAAIRLAVARAEPGDAVLVVGRGHETTQQVAGRELPFDDREHARAALAARGWPPARRSAVRRRRRAERRGHGVTVGDLTHGTVEEARLGFTDPADEVSPRAVPPP encoded by the coding sequence ATGACTGGCTACCGCAGAGCGCTGGGGCCGCGCCCCGCGCGTCCGGGGCCGCTCGCGCCCGACCTGGCCGGGTGGCCGGCGGAGGGCGCGGCCCCCGGCGCGTCGGTGCTGCTCTCCCAGCTCGCCACCACCTGGCCCGGCGCCGAGCTGCGCGGCGGTGACGCCGCCGTGGTCGACTGCACCCACGACAGCCGCCAGGTCCGCCCCGGCTGGCTGTTCTGCGCGCTGACCGGCACCCGGACGGATGGCCACCACCACGCGGCCGCCGCCGTCGCGGCCGGTGCCCGGGCCCTGCTGGTGCAGCGCTTCCTCGAACTCGACGTGCCGCAGCTGCGGGTGCCGAACGTGCGCTGGGCGATCGGCCCGATAGCCGCGGCCCTGCACGGGTGTCCGGCCGAACGGCTGTCGATAGCCGGAGTGACCGGCACCAACGGCAAGACCACCACCAGCTACCTGCTGCACGCGGCCTTCGTCGCCGCGGGCTGGCGGGCCGGGCAGCTCGGCACGGTGGAGACCCGGATCGGCGAGCACCGCTGGGCCTCGGCCCTGACCACCCTGGAGGCGCCGGACCTGCAGCGGGTCTTCGCCCGGATGCGCGCCGAGCGGGTGCGGGCCGCCGCGATGGAGGTCTCCTCGCACGCCCTGGACCAGCACCGGGTGGCCGGGATCGCCTTCGACGTGGGCGTCTTCACCAACCTGTCGGCCGAACACCTGGACTACCACGGCACGATGGAGCAGTACTACTACACCAAGTCGCTGCTCTTCGTCCCCGGCCGCTGCCGGCAGGCACTGGTCTGCGTGGACGACGAGTGGGGCCGGCGACTGGCCGCCCAGGCACCGGTGCCGGTGCTCACCTTCGGCCACAGCGAAGGGGCCGAGGCGCGGATCACCGAGACCTGCTGCGACCGGCACGGCACCCGGATCCGACTGGACTGCGCGGACGGCCTGGTCGAGCTCTCCGCCCCCGTGCTGGGCTCCTGCAACAGCACCAACCTCGCCGCCGCCTACCTGACGGCGCGCGCGATGCGGGTGCCGGCCGACGAGGCCGCGGCGGGCATGGCCGGCTGCGCGCCGATCCCCGGCCGCTCCGAACTCGTCGACGCCGGGCAGCCGTTCCTGGTCGTGGTCGACTACGCGCACACCCCCGGTGCGCTGGCGGGCCAGCTGGCCACCTGCCGCGACCTGGTGGGCCCCGGCGGCCGGGTGCACCTGGTGGTCGGCTGCCGCGGCGGGCGCGACCGGTACAAGCGCCCGGAGACCGGCCGGGTCGCCGCCGGCGCCGACACGGCCATCCTCACCAGCGACAGCCCCGGCGACGAGGATCCGCGGGTGATCGTCGAGCAGATGCTCATCGGCGTGCTGGACCGGCCGGACCACCGGGTGGTGCTGGAACCCGACCGGGCCGCCGCGATCCGGCTGGCCGTCGCCCGGGCCGAACCCGGTGACGCGGTGCTGGTGGTCGGCCGCGGTCACGAGACCACCCAGCAGGTGGCGGGCCGCGAACTGCCCTTCGACGACCGGGAGCACGCCCGCGCGGCGCTGGCGGCCCGTGGCTGGCCCCCGGCCCGGCGGTCGGCCGTCCGGCGGCGGCGCCGCGCGGAGCGCCGCGGGCACGGCGTGACGGTCGGCGATCTGACGCACGGCACGGTCGAGGAGGCGCGGCTCGGCTTCACCGATCCGGCCGACGAGGTCTCGCCGCGTGCGGTGCCGCCCCCGTGA
- a CDS encoding UDP-N-acetylmuramoyl-tripeptide--D-alanyl-D-alanine ligase: MVPMTLHEIAETVGGVLYDAPDPDALVDRPAVINSRLAEHGSLFVALPGAHTDGHRFARAAVAAGAVGVLAARPVGVPAVVVPDVVAALAALAQGVFARLEAPTVVALTGSAGKTSTKDLLAQVLETMDTTVATPRSFNNEIGLPLTVLGAEPGTRYLVAEMGASRAGHIAYLTGILAPNVGLVTNVGTAHIGEFGGSKEAITAAKSELIQALPADGLAVLNADDPYVMSMASCSAAPVLTFGQTQGDVRAVEVILDRAGRPSFTLTHHGAAARVELGMYGLHHVANATAAAAVALGLGAGLDQVAEALCAARQLTPGRMEVSERPDGVTVVNDAFNANPDSMGAALRAVAAMADGRRRVVAVLGEMRELGEDSAAHHTELGRQVAATGVTELIAVGTDEAALTHAQARAQGVSSTLVPDRDAALDLLLASLRPGDLVLLKGSHTAGLEETAVRLREPAQAPAAF, translated from the coding sequence GTGGTCCCCATGACGCTGCACGAGATCGCCGAGACCGTGGGCGGTGTGCTGTACGACGCACCCGACCCGGACGCGCTGGTCGACCGCCCGGCGGTGATCAACTCCCGGCTGGCCGAGCACGGATCGCTCTTCGTCGCGCTCCCCGGCGCGCACACCGACGGTCACCGCTTCGCGCGCGCGGCCGTCGCCGCCGGAGCGGTGGGCGTGCTGGCCGCCCGGCCGGTGGGGGTGCCGGCCGTGGTGGTCCCCGACGTGGTCGCCGCGCTGGCCGCGCTGGCCCAGGGGGTCTTCGCACGGCTGGAGGCCCCGACGGTGGTCGCGCTGACCGGCTCGGCCGGCAAGACCAGCACCAAGGACCTGCTCGCCCAGGTGCTGGAGACCATGGACACCACGGTGGCCACCCCGCGGTCGTTCAACAACGAGATCGGCCTGCCGCTGACCGTGCTCGGCGCGGAGCCGGGCACCCGCTACCTGGTGGCCGAGATGGGGGCCAGCCGGGCCGGGCACATCGCCTACCTGACCGGGATCCTGGCGCCGAACGTGGGCCTGGTGACCAACGTCGGCACCGCCCACATCGGCGAGTTCGGCGGCAGCAAGGAGGCGATCACCGCGGCGAAGAGCGAGTTGATCCAGGCGCTGCCGGCCGACGGCCTGGCGGTGCTCAACGCCGACGATCCGTACGTGATGTCGATGGCCTCGTGCTCCGCGGCCCCTGTCCTGACGTTCGGTCAGACCCAGGGCGACGTACGGGCCGTCGAGGTGATCCTGGACCGGGCCGGCCGGCCCTCCTTCACGCTGACCCACCACGGCGCCGCCGCCCGGGTCGAGTTGGGCATGTACGGGCTGCACCACGTGGCCAACGCCACCGCAGCCGCCGCCGTCGCGCTCGGCCTCGGCGCCGGACTCGACCAGGTCGCCGAAGCACTCTGTGCGGCACGGCAGTTGACGCCAGGACGAATGGAGGTCAGCGAGCGCCCGGACGGCGTCACGGTGGTCAACGACGCGTTCAACGCCAACCCCGACTCGATGGGGGCGGCACTGCGCGCGGTGGCCGCGATGGCCGACGGGCGCCGCCGGGTGGTCGCCGTCCTGGGTGAGATGCGCGAGCTGGGCGAGGACTCGGCGGCCCACCACACCGAGCTGGGCCGCCAGGTGGCGGCCACCGGCGTCACCGAGCTGATCGCGGTCGGCACCGACGAGGCCGCGCTGACCCACGCCCAGGCGCGGGCCCAGGGCGTGTCCAGCACCCTGGTCCCCGACCGCGATGCGGCGCTCGACCTGCTGCTCGCCTCGCTGCGCCCCGGCGACCTGGTGCTGCTCAAGGGCTCGCACACCGCGGGCCTGGAGGAGACGGCCGTGCGCCTGCGCGAGCCCGCGCAGGCACCGGCCGCGTTCTAG
- a CDS encoding glycosyltransferase family 2 protein: MAEQPAPVSVVIAAYNAERTLGPALASVLAQLPPPAQVVVVDDGSTDGTAAVAAAFAGVELITQQNQGPSAARNTGIRAAGQPWVAFLDADDLWLPGKLARQLAIAGRRPEAVLLAGDWVRTASTPQRPDGNAMAPETETLLGYGDLLVLNRFQTSTVLVRTEVLTACGGFDPALDGAEDWDLWLRCAKLGPAVKLDVPLVVYRDEPTGYSKDLPRLYRRMLTMLQRERHGTTLTAVGFARVLTWHHLRFALAFLLAGQPHHTRGVLREVRLAGLARHVPGAAVGYLLPFLGGRVRRRLRRG; this comes from the coding sequence ATGGCCGAGCAGCCGGCACCCGTCAGCGTGGTGATCGCCGCGTACAACGCGGAGCGGACCCTGGGCCCGGCGCTGGCCTCCGTACTGGCGCAGCTCCCCCCGCCGGCCCAGGTCGTCGTCGTCGACGACGGCTCGACGGACGGCACGGCCGCGGTGGCCGCGGCCTTTGCCGGGGTCGAGCTGATCACGCAGCAGAACCAGGGGCCCTCGGCGGCCCGCAACACCGGGATCCGCGCGGCCGGCCAGCCCTGGGTGGCCTTCCTCGACGCGGACGACCTCTGGCTGCCCGGCAAGCTGGCCCGGCAGCTCGCCATCGCCGGACGGCGCCCCGAGGCCGTGCTGCTGGCCGGCGACTGGGTCCGCACGGCGTCGACGCCGCAGCGTCCGGACGGCAACGCCATGGCGCCGGAGACCGAGACCCTGCTGGGCTACGGGGACCTGCTGGTGCTCAACCGGTTCCAGACCTCCACCGTCCTGGTGCGCACCGAGGTGCTGACCGCGTGCGGCGGCTTCGACCCGGCGCTCGACGGCGCCGAGGACTGGGACCTGTGGCTGCGCTGCGCCAAGCTGGGCCCGGCCGTCAAGCTGGACGTCCCGCTGGTGGTCTACCGCGACGAGCCGACCGGCTACAGCAAGGACCTGCCCCGGCTGTACCGGCGGATGCTGACGATGCTGCAGCGCGAACGGCACGGGACCACACTGACCGCCGTCGGCTTCGCCCGGGTGCTGACCTGGCACCACCTGCGCTTCGCGCTGGCCTTCCTGCTGGCCGGTCAGCCGCACCACACCCGGGGAGTGCTGCGCGAGGTACGGCTGGCGGGCCTGGCCCGGCACGTGCCCGGCGCGGCCGTGGGCTACCTGCTCCCCTTCCTGGGCGGCCGGGTGCGGCGCCGGCTGCGCCGGGGCTGA
- the murJ gene encoding murein biosynthesis integral membrane protein MurJ has product MSAPVLAPEQRRARRPRPELAMAAGTALSRLTGLGRVFALSYALGVTPLADAYNLANTTPNMIYDLVLGGVLSATVVPVFVARLRPGGEAQDEQDGWRGVSAVVTLCLVVLVLITGLVAVGAGPLMRGYTLAAPSGTAGTEHAVAVRLLRLFAPQVLLYGVIALATAVLNSLRRFALAAFAPIANNLVLIGVLLLLSDTLRHSSTGRALADPTLLLVLGLGTTAGVAAQTLIVLLGLRRSGARLRWHWAPREPAVRRVAGLSGWTFAMVAANQAALFAVLLFANSRPGGVSAYTYAYSFFQVPFGVVAVSITGARQPGWASDWAAGRVRELRTAVTGGLRLLVLLMVPIAAVLAALADPIVRLLLGHGATSAAGAALTGQVLTVLALGLPGFSAYLYFIRVFQAIQDLRSAFALYVLNNGLTVLLALLLYRSAGVQGVAVAVSVGYAVAAVAAAVVLRRRIGVLPEEPTVLPALARALATSLPAALLAWLTVHAMTPVAGVRAVLPLLVGLTVVASALPVSLGLAALAPAGFSLRDRLLGERLPGERLLRERLLGERSLGGRPAAGRGSAAQPRRSRRRTRPPRKGSR; this is encoded by the coding sequence GTGAGCGCCCCCGTGCTCGCCCCCGAGCAGCGCCGTGCCCGCCGGCCGCGCCCCGAACTGGCGATGGCCGCCGGCACCGCGCTGTCCCGGCTGACCGGCCTCGGCCGGGTCTTCGCGCTCTCCTACGCGCTCGGCGTCACCCCGCTCGCCGACGCCTACAACCTGGCCAACACCACGCCGAACATGATCTACGACCTGGTGCTCGGCGGCGTGCTGTCGGCCACCGTGGTCCCGGTCTTCGTCGCGCGCCTGCGGCCCGGCGGCGAGGCGCAGGACGAGCAGGACGGCTGGCGCGGCGTGTCCGCCGTGGTGACGCTCTGTCTGGTCGTGCTGGTCCTGATCACCGGCCTGGTCGCGGTCGGTGCAGGGCCGCTGATGCGCGGCTACACGCTGGCGGCCCCGAGCGGCACGGCCGGGACGGAACACGCGGTGGCGGTGCGGCTGCTGCGGCTGTTCGCCCCGCAGGTGCTGCTCTACGGGGTGATCGCGCTGGCCACGGCGGTGCTGAACAGCCTGCGCCGGTTCGCGCTGGCCGCCTTCGCCCCGATCGCCAACAACCTGGTGCTCATCGGCGTGCTGCTGCTCCTCTCCGACACCCTGCGGCACAGCTCGACCGGCCGGGCGCTGGCCGACCCGACGCTGCTGCTGGTCCTCGGACTCGGCACCACCGCCGGTGTCGCCGCGCAGACGCTGATCGTGCTCCTCGGGCTGCGCCGCAGCGGTGCCCGGCTGCGCTGGCACTGGGCCCCGCGCGAGCCGGCGGTGCGGCGGGTGGCCGGGCTCTCCGGCTGGACCTTCGCCATGGTCGCCGCCAACCAGGCCGCACTCTTCGCGGTGCTGCTGTTCGCCAACAGCCGGCCCGGCGGAGTGAGCGCCTACACCTACGCCTACAGCTTCTTCCAGGTGCCGTTCGGCGTGGTGGCGGTCTCCATCACCGGCGCGCGGCAGCCGGGTTGGGCCAGCGACTGGGCGGCCGGGCGGGTGCGCGAGCTGCGCACGGCGGTGACCGGCGGGCTGCGGCTGCTGGTCCTGCTGATGGTGCCGATCGCCGCGGTGCTGGCCGCGCTGGCGGACCCGATCGTGCGCCTGCTGCTCGGACACGGCGCGACCAGCGCGGCGGGTGCGGCGCTGACCGGGCAGGTGCTGACCGTGCTGGCGCTCGGGCTGCCCGGCTTCTCCGCCTACCTGTACTTCATCCGGGTCTTCCAGGCGATCCAGGACCTGCGTTCGGCGTTCGCGCTCTACGTGCTGAACAACGGGCTGACCGTGCTGCTGGCGCTGCTGCTCTACCGCTCGGCGGGGGTGCAGGGCGTGGCGGTGGCGGTCTCGGTGGGTTACGCGGTCGCCGCCGTCGCCGCCGCCGTGGTGCTGCGCCGGCGGATCGGCGTGCTGCCCGAGGAGCCGACGGTGCTGCCGGCGCTGGCCAGGGCGCTGGCCACCAGCCTGCCGGCCGCGCTGCTCGCCTGGCTGACGGTCCATGCGATGACGCCGGTGGCCGGTGTACGGGCGGTGCTGCCGCTGCTGGTCGGCCTGACCGTGGTGGCCAGCGCGCTGCCGGTGAGCCTGGGACTGGCGGCGCTGGCGCCGGCCGGCTTCTCGCTGCGTGACCGACTGCTGGGCGAGCGACTGCCGGGTGAGCGACTGCTGCGCGAGCGCCTGCTGGGTGAGCGATCGCTGGGTGGGCGACCGGCCGCCGGCCGCGGGTCCGCGGCTCAGCCCCGGCGCAGCCGGCGCCGCACCCGGCCGCCCAGGAAGGGGAGCAGGTAG